The Cohaesibacter intestini genome includes a window with the following:
- a CDS encoding ChrR family anti-sigma-E factor → MIHHHLSDEMILAYAAGSLPVGHALLVACHLEVCPHCAARVAEAEAIGGAMLNQCEDMVVSDDLFDRMMASIDEDESLQQGSTFPEAPFNRPGMDLAQSAAPPALGSSLMPTKLAAVIGDDIEAIRWRAVGPGIKQFVLPMQGSEGETVRLLKLSPGFITPEHSHNGSELTMVLKGSFSDESGRYRVGDIQDADDSVHHQPMADTEEECICLTVTDAPLEFKGMITRLLQPIIGI, encoded by the coding sequence ATGATTCACCATCATTTGAGTGATGAAATGATTTTGGCCTATGCTGCCGGTTCGCTGCCTGTCGGGCATGCGTTGCTGGTGGCGTGTCATTTGGAAGTGTGCCCGCATTGCGCTGCCCGCGTTGCCGAGGCCGAGGCGATTGGTGGCGCGATGCTCAATCAATGCGAGGATATGGTCGTCTCGGACGATCTGTTCGACCGCATGATGGCGTCGATTGATGAGGACGAGAGCTTGCAACAGGGATCGACCTTCCCTGAAGCCCCATTCAACCGTCCCGGTATGGATCTGGCCCAATCGGCAGCCCCGCCCGCTCTGGGGTCATCGCTGATGCCGACCAAACTGGCGGCTGTGATCGGTGATGATATTGAAGCCATTCGCTGGCGGGCTGTTGGTCCGGGGATCAAGCAATTTGTCCTGCCGATGCAAGGGTCGGAAGGGGAAACGGTGCGATTGCTGAAATTGTCGCCCGGCTTCATCACCCCTGAACACAGCCACAATGGCAGCGAATTGACGATGGTGCTGAAGGGCTCTTTCAGCGATGAGTCCGGTCGCTATCGGGTTGGCGATATTCAGGATGCGGACGATTCGGTGCACCATCAGCCGATGGCCGATACGGAAGAGGAGTGCATTTGCCTCACGGTGACCGATGCGCCGCTGGAATTCAAAGGGATGATCACCCGTTTGCTTCAGCCGATCATCGGGATTTGA
- a CDS encoding CoA-acylating methylmalonate-semialdehyde dehydrogenase, with the protein MTREIGHFINGALVSGTSGRFADIYNPATGEVQAKVALATKAELDAAVDAAAKAQPAWAAQNPQKRARVMMKFVSLINRDMDKLAEKLSSEHGKTFVDAKGDVQRGLEVIEVCIGAPHLLKGEFTDSAGPGIDMYSMRQPLGVVAGITPFNFPAMIPLWKMGPALVAGNAMILKPSERDPSVPLMLAELLKEAGLPDGVLQVVNGDKESVDAILDNETIEAVGFVGSTPIAHYIYTRAAETGKRAQCFGGAKNHMIIMPDADMDQAADALVGAGFGAAGERCMAISVAVPVGEETADKLIEKLVPRIEKLKVGPYTAGDDVDYGPVVTAAAKENILRLIETGVEQGAELVVDSRDFQLQGYENGFFVGPHLFDKVTTDMDIYKKEIFGPVLSCVRAKTYEEAIGYAMDHEYGNGTAIFTRDGDTARDFANRINIGMVGINVPIPVPLAYHTFGGWKKSGFGDLNQHGPDAFRFYTRTKTVTARWPSGIKEGGEFSIPVME; encoded by the coding sequence ATGACACGTGAAATCGGTCATTTCATCAATGGTGCGCTTGTCTCCGGCACGTCCGGACGCTTCGCCGATATTTACAACCCTGCGACCGGTGAAGTGCAGGCCAAAGTCGCACTGGCCACCAAGGCGGAGCTTGACGCAGCAGTCGACGCCGCCGCCAAGGCACAGCCAGCATGGGCTGCCCAGAACCCGCAAAAGCGCGCCCGCGTGATGATGAAATTCGTCTCTCTCATCAACCGCGACATGGACAAGCTGGCCGAGAAGCTGTCTTCCGAGCATGGCAAGACCTTTGTTGATGCCAAAGGCGACGTGCAGCGCGGTCTCGAAGTGATCGAAGTCTGCATTGGTGCGCCCCACCTGCTCAAAGGCGAGTTCACCGACAGCGCCGGTCCGGGCATTGACATGTATTCCATGCGCCAGCCATTGGGCGTCGTCGCAGGCATCACACCGTTCAACTTCCCGGCCATGATTCCGCTTTGGAAAATGGGCCCGGCGCTGGTTGCCGGCAATGCCATGATCCTCAAACCATCCGAGCGCGACCCGTCCGTGCCGCTGATGTTGGCAGAATTGCTCAAAGAAGCCGGTCTGCCCGATGGGGTTCTGCAGGTGGTCAATGGCGACAAGGAAAGCGTTGACGCGATCCTCGACAATGAGACCATTGAAGCGGTCGGCTTTGTCGGCTCCACGCCGATCGCTCACTACATTTACACCCGCGCAGCGGAAACCGGCAAACGCGCCCAGTGCTTCGGCGGCGCGAAAAACCACATGATCATCATGCCCGATGCGGACATGGATCAGGCTGCTGACGCCTTGGTTGGCGCTGGCTTTGGTGCCGCAGGCGAACGCTGCATGGCCATCTCGGTTGCCGTGCCAGTGGGTGAAGAGACCGCCGACAAACTGATCGAAAAACTGGTGCCACGCATCGAGAAGCTCAAGGTTGGCCCATACACGGCAGGCGATGATGTCGATTACGGTCCGGTCGTCACCGCAGCCGCCAAGGAAAATATCCTTCGTCTGATCGAAACCGGTGTCGAGCAAGGGGCCGAACTGGTCGTCGACAGCCGCGACTTCCAGCTACAAGGCTATGAAAATGGCTTCTTCGTTGGCCCGCACCTGTTCGACAAGGTGACCACCGACATGGATATCTACAAGAAAGAAATCTTCGGCCCGGTTCTGTCCTGCGTCCGTGCCAAGACCTATGAAGAAGCCATCGGTTACGCCATGGATCATGAATATGGCAACGGCACCGCCATTTTCACCCGTGATGGCGACACGGCCCGTGACTTTGCCAACCGCATCAATATCGGCATGGTCGGCATCAATGTGCCAATCCCCGTGCCTCTTGCCTACCACACCTTTGGCGGCTGGAAGAAATCCGGTTTCGGTGACTTGAACCAGCATGGTCCAGATGCCTTCCGCTTCTATACCCGCACCAAGACCGTGACGGCCCGGTGGCCATCGGGCATCAAGGAAGGTGGCGAATTCTCCATTCCTGTGATGGAATAA
- a CDS encoding carbohydrate kinase family protein yields MQVTFSPDNHPDILVVGGAHMDRIGRSRARLELGQSNPGSLKRTVGGVAGNITRSLARLDWKVALSTISGEDIDATLLLEQLQQQGIDMSLATRNPDLPSATYTAIEDRDGSLIAGIADMGIYDSYPADQITHALSRLTKPTRILADTNLPTDALLRIAEAKGDHLFAVCAVSGPKANRVAEALHGVDLLFCNEAEAAILADEFADLAALPDILRDIGVTSGVITKGNAGVTAWQGDKVWSLPAPPVKVTSSNGAGDCLTACTLHALLLGRDLQQALAYGMAGASLALMSEQSVPDLLSRTMLEACLADIPASQPQS; encoded by the coding sequence ATGCAAGTCACTTTTTCGCCCGACAACCATCCTGACATTCTCGTGGTTGGCGGTGCCCATATGGACCGCATTGGCCGCTCACGCGCACGCCTTGAGCTGGGCCAATCCAATCCCGGCTCGCTAAAGCGCACCGTCGGCGGTGTCGCGGGCAACATCACCCGCTCTCTGGCCCGCCTTGACTGGAAGGTCGCGCTTTCGACCATCAGCGGCGAGGACATCGACGCCACCCTGTTGCTGGAACAATTGCAGCAGCAGGGCATCGACATGTCACTGGCCACCCGCAATCCGGATCTACCCAGCGCGACCTATACCGCAATCGAGGATCGCGATGGCTCGCTGATTGCTGGCATTGCCGATATGGGCATCTATGACAGCTATCCAGCCGATCAGATTACCCACGCCCTGTCGCGTCTGACCAAGCCAACCCGCATTCTCGCCGACACCAACCTGCCAACAGACGCCCTGCTGCGCATCGCCGAGGCAAAGGGCGATCATCTCTTTGCCGTCTGTGCCGTCTCCGGCCCAAAAGCCAACCGGGTGGCCGAAGCGCTGCATGGAGTCGACCTTCTCTTCTGCAATGAAGCCGAAGCCGCAATCCTTGCCGATGAATTTGCCGACCTTGCTGCCTTGCCTGACATCCTGCGCGACATCGGCGTCACTTCTGGCGTCATCACCAAGGGCAATGCGGGCGTCACCGCCTGGCAAGGCGACAAAGTCTGGAGCCTGCCAGCTCCACCGGTCAAGGTCACCTCATCGAACGGTGCTGGCGATTGCCTGACCGCTTGCACACTCCATGCGCTATTGCTGGGACGGGATCTGCAACAGGCTCTTGCTTATGGCATGGCGGGCGCAAGCCTTGCCTTGATGAGCGAACAATCGGTCCCGGATCTTCTGTCCCGCACCATGCTGGAGGCCTGTCTCGCAGACATTCCCGCCAGCCAACCCCAATCCTGA
- a CDS encoding SDR family NAD(P)-dependent oxidoreductase, with amino-acid sequence MADNSKDLKDNDTCKRIWIIGASSGIGRALALGYARAGHRVVASARRAEQLEALSDQSDRIEALPLDATRIEDLRAAVDDLSVRDCLPDQTIYCAAIYQPGGISALSHAAASDHMAVNYLGAVALIEALLPALKERGAGSIAITASLTSYCGLPNAALYGPTKAALLSLCETLRPEVEQMGLGLQVINPGFVTTRLTEMNDFEMPFLMDEEEAAERIMKGLDGKRFEIAFPSRMAWLLRLLSWLPYGLYFTLMRRMVK; translated from the coding sequence ATGGCTGACAATTCCAAAGACCTCAAAGACAATGATACCTGCAAGCGGATCTGGATCATCGGCGCCAGTTCTGGCATTGGACGGGCCTTGGCGCTTGGCTATGCCAGAGCGGGGCACCGGGTCGTGGCCAGTGCGCGGCGGGCTGAACAACTCGAGGCTTTGAGCGATCAGTCCGATCGCATTGAGGCGCTGCCGCTGGACGCAACCAGAATTGAGGATCTGCGCGCGGCGGTGGACGATCTGTCTGTGCGCGATTGTCTGCCGGACCAGACGATCTATTGCGCGGCAATCTATCAACCCGGCGGCATTAGCGCCCTGAGCCATGCCGCAGCCTCGGACCATATGGCGGTGAACTATCTTGGCGCAGTTGCGCTGATCGAGGCCCTTCTGCCTGCCTTGAAAGAGCGCGGAGCGGGCAGCATTGCCATCACTGCGTCTCTTACTTCCTATTGTGGCTTACCCAATGCGGCGCTTTATGGACCGACCAAGGCGGCATTGCTCAGTCTGTGCGAAACCTTGCGGCCGGAAGTGGAACAGATGGGGCTGGGGTTGCAGGTTATCAATCCGGGCTTTGTGACGACAAGGCTGACCGAAATGAATGACTTCGAAATGCCTTTTCTGATGGACGAAGAGGAAGCCGCTGAGCGGATCATGAAGGGGCTGGACGGGAAGCGGTTCGAGATTGCCTTTCCCTCGCGGATGGCATGGCTGCTGCGCCTGCTCAGCTGGCTTCCCTATGGTCTTTATTTCACCCTGATGCGGAGGATGGTCAAATGA
- a CDS encoding CBS domain-containing protein — MAPSTYQGPRADIEEPSQLSMSQDARLAFEKAYSQTVIQDVLEQKSAEIFTITASMTLAAAVAELSARKIGNMPVINHNGGLVGVLSERDVIAATAELGDMVMHDPVSAHMTANPETCSSEDRVLDVMDRMTKGRFRHMPVMDGDELVGMISIRDMVIHRVQEVEYENLRLKQLMVG; from the coding sequence ATGGCACCTAGCACCTATCAAGGACCACGCGCCGATATTGAGGAACCAAGCCAACTCAGCATGTCTCAAGACGCAAGATTGGCATTTGAAAAGGCCTATTCCCAAACCGTGATTCAGGATGTCCTCGAGCAAAAGAGCGCCGAGATCTTCACCATCACTGCCAGCATGACGCTGGCCGCGGCGGTGGCGGAATTGTCTGCACGCAAAATTGGCAACATGCCAGTGATCAATCACAATGGTGGCCTTGTCGGAGTCTTGTCCGAGCGCGACGTGATTGCTGCGACCGCAGAATTGGGCGACATGGTGATGCATGATCCGGTGTCGGCCCATATGACGGCCAATCCAGAAACCTGCTCTAGTGAGGATCGGGTTCTGGATGTGATGGATCGGATGACCAAGGGGCGGTTTCGTCATATGCCCGTCATGGATGGTGACGAACTGGTCGGGATGATTTCGATCCGCGACATGGTTATCCATCGGGTGCAGGAAGTGGAGTATGAGAATCTGCGCCTCAAGCAATTGATGGTTGGCTAA
- a CDS encoding NAD(P)/FAD-dependent oxidoreductase, with amino-acid sequence MDIAVIGSGVAGLSAAWLLSHNHKVDLFEKDDRLGGHANTQQIELNGAPVAVDTGFIVYNEHTYPNLTALFDHIGVETADSDMSFSVSLANGKQEYSGTGLRGLFAKPSNMLNPRFLKMLADIRRFYAEATEEFAANPDLDVTLGAYLSEKGYSEVFIREHLMPMGAAIWSVPSEQMLKFPFSAFMRFCVNHGLVQFRDRPQWRTVPSGSRAYVDRLAAGISGEIHLNAAIAEIDRRPGSVTLYTRHGTEKRYDHVVLACHSDQALRILSSGNGEASAEEQALLSAIPYQRNLAILHTDSRLMPRRKAAWASWNYLQQSDKSGQGEEAQLSVTYWMNNLQPLDTEEDLFVTLNPITPPAEGSILRSSIYHHPVYSLEAMEAQKHLWTLQGKKRTWFCGAYFGYGFHEDGLQSGLAVAEQLGGMARPWQVDNPSGRIHLSESGLDRLAPFTPQARKAAAE; translated from the coding sequence ATGGATATCGCAGTCATCGGATCAGGGGTAGCGGGGTTGTCCGCAGCCTGGCTACTATCGCACAATCACAAAGTCGACCTGTTTGAAAAAGACGATCGCCTTGGCGGACACGCCAATACACAACAGATCGAGCTCAATGGTGCCCCCGTCGCCGTGGATACCGGCTTCATCGTCTATAATGAGCACACCTACCCCAACCTAACCGCCCTGTTTGATCATATCGGCGTTGAGACAGCAGATTCCGATATGTCCTTCTCGGTCTCGCTGGCGAATGGCAAGCAGGAATATTCCGGCACCGGTCTGCGCGGCCTGTTTGCCAAGCCGAGCAACATGCTCAATCCGCGTTTTCTGAAAATGCTTGCTGACATCCGCCGCTTCTATGCCGAAGCCACCGAAGAGTTTGCCGCCAACCCGGACCTTGACGTCACCCTTGGCGCTTATCTCTCGGAGAAAGGCTATTCCGAGGTCTTCATTCGTGAGCATCTGATGCCCATGGGGGCTGCCATCTGGTCGGTGCCATCCGAACAAATGCTGAAATTCCCTTTCTCCGCCTTCATGCGGTTCTGTGTCAATCACGGCCTCGTCCAGTTTCGGGACCGACCGCAATGGCGCACAGTCCCCAGCGGATCTCGCGCCTATGTCGACCGGCTGGCCGCTGGCATTTCAGGTGAGATCCACCTCAATGCCGCCATTGCGGAAATCGACCGCCGCCCCGGCTCGGTGACGCTCTATACCCGCCACGGGACCGAGAAGCGCTATGACCATGTGGTGCTGGCCTGCCATTCCGATCAGGCGCTGCGCATTCTGTCATCGGGCAACGGCGAGGCTAGCGCCGAGGAACAGGCTTTGCTCTCCGCAATTCCTTATCAGCGCAATCTTGCCATTCTTCATACAGATTCCCGCCTGATGCCCCGACGCAAGGCTGCCTGGGCCAGTTGGAACTATTTGCAGCAAAGCGACAAGAGCGGTCAGGGCGAAGAGGCTCAATTGTCCGTCACCTACTGGATGAACAATCTTCAGCCCCTCGACACAGAAGAAGATCTGTTCGTCACCCTCAACCCGATCACCCCGCCCGCAGAGGGCTCGATCCTGCGCTCAAGCATTTATCATCACCCGGTCTATTCGCTGGAAGCGATGGAGGCCCAGAAGCATCTCTGGACCCTTCAGGGCAAAAAGCGCACCTGGTTTTGCGGCGCTTATTTCGGCTATGGCTTCCACGAAGATGGCCTGCAATCCGGCCTTGCGGTCGCCGAGCAATTGGGCGGCATGGCGCGACCATGGCAAGTGGACAATCCATCGGGCCGCATTCACCTCAGTGAGTCCGGCTTGGATCGCCTTGCCCCCTTCACGCCGCAAGCACGAAAGGCGGCGGCAGAATGA
- a CDS encoding SDR family NAD(P)-dependent oxidoreductase: MPRNITVIGASGAIGRAFAEQALDRFPDAILHVVSRSEMGGFTTKHSQRLYQHCGFDLENEALVEAACKACLADGQPDLVLIATGVLHGDGFAPERRLQDLDPSAFAKVLALNLIGPSLILKHLLPRLDRSGPVRIGVISARVGSISDNHLGGWYSYRASKAALNMMVKSASIELFRRNKEAVLVGLHPGTVDSALSQPFQKSVPEGKLFTPAHSAACLMDVLLSRNVRHTGRCYDWAGKEIEP; this comes from the coding sequence ATGCCACGCAATATCACAGTCATTGGTGCATCAGGTGCCATTGGGCGAGCGTTTGCCGAGCAAGCGCTCGATCGCTTCCCTGACGCTATTTTGCATGTGGTCAGCCGCTCCGAGATGGGCGGCTTCACCACAAAGCATAGTCAGCGGCTTTATCAGCATTGCGGTTTTGATCTGGAGAATGAAGCCTTGGTAGAGGCTGCCTGCAAGGCTTGTCTGGCCGATGGGCAGCCGGATCTGGTGCTGATTGCCACCGGGGTTCTGCATGGGGATGGCTTTGCGCCCGAACGCCGTCTGCAAGATCTCGATCCGTCGGCTTTCGCCAAGGTGTTGGCGCTCAATCTAATTGGGCCGAGCCTGATCCTCAAACATCTGCTGCCGCGGCTGGACCGCTCCGGTCCTGTGCGGATCGGGGTGATCAGTGCGCGGGTCGGCTCGATTTCCGACAATCATCTTGGCGGCTGGTATAGCTACCGCGCCTCGAAGGCTGCGCTCAATATGATGGTCAAGTCTGCCTCGATTGAGTTATTCCGGCGCAACAAAGAGGCTGTGCTGGTCGGGCTGCATCCCGGAACGGTGGATAGTGCTCTCTCGCAGCCATTTCAGAAATCTGTTCCAGAGGGAAAGCTCTTTACGCCCGCGCATTCGGCGGCTTGCCTGATGGATGTGTTGCTGAGCCGGAATGTACGCCATACCGGGCGCTGCTATGATTGGGCGGGGAAGGAAATAGAGCCATGA
- a CDS encoding DUF1365 domain-containing protein: MSNTHPLQFSPEPCLYRGRVSHVRQGQADHRLVYRVACLLLPLHRMDDAAKASPFFSINRFNLFSFHETDHMDEGFPSLEGFVLHCLRTSGQYKLQEVLPTRISLLAFPRFLGHAFNPLSIFFCCDENDHLQAILYQVRNTFGQRHHYLYRVDQSSIETGPDSRLRHGGDKKFYVSPFLAMDGHYEFVMRLPDEKANYQITMTGNQPASLTASFAAKRQPLTTGTLLRLAGMLWQGGWKILAAIHFEALKLWLKGARFHKRPPLPSQPVTNLTPTPAGKGPLS, encoded by the coding sequence ATGAGCAACACGCACCCCTTGCAGTTCAGCCCTGAGCCTTGCCTTTATCGCGGTCGTGTCAGCCATGTGCGGCAGGGTCAGGCCGATCATCGGTTGGTCTATAGAGTGGCCTGCCTGCTGCTGCCGCTCCACCGGATGGATGACGCGGCCAAGGCTTCGCCTTTCTTCTCGATCAATCGCTTCAATCTCTTCTCTTTTCATGAGACAGATCACATGGATGAAGGCTTTCCGTCGCTGGAAGGATTCGTGCTGCATTGCCTGCGGACATCCGGTCAGTACAAGCTGCAAGAGGTACTGCCCACGCGCATCTCACTGCTGGCCTTCCCGCGCTTTCTCGGCCACGCCTTCAACCCCTTGTCGATCTTCTTTTGCTGCGATGAAAACGACCACTTGCAGGCCATTCTCTATCAGGTTCGCAACACCTTTGGTCAGCGTCATCACTATCTTTATCGCGTGGATCAGTCATCGATCGAGACAGGTCCCGATTCCCGTCTGCGCCATGGCGGAGACAAAAAATTCTATGTTTCCCCGTTTCTTGCGATGGACGGCCATTATGAATTTGTCATGCGCCTGCCCGACGAGAAGGCAAACTATCAGATCACCATGACCGGCAACCAACCAGCCTCGCTGACCGCCTCCTTTGCCGCCAAGCGCCAACCGCTGACCACCGGCACCTTGCTGCGTCTGGCTGGCATGCTCTGGCAGGGTGGTTGGAAGATCCTTGCCGCGATCCATTTCGAAGCGCTGAAATTGTGGCTGAAGGGGGCACGTTTTCACAAACGCCCACCACTGCCCAGCCAGCCCGTAACCAATCTTACACCGACCCCTGCCGGGAAAGGACCCCTTTCATGA
- a CDS encoding SAM-dependent methyltransferase gives MTMENDLLNPPLPQAPHLALPKLPTWLCRLWHKMLTPLFKHFEHGRIEITLPSGGHLVYGAGSPDGPTAHVTVHQHATLWRILSRGPLGLAESYMDAQWSCDDLTTLFDICLKNRAIFEAIRARGSVAHLFARLKHLSRANSLKGSRRNIAYHYDLGNDFYDLWLDRTMTYSSALGVKAGEDLAISQWRKFDKALAMCNAKEGDHILEIGCGWGAFAERATDAGCQVDGLTLSREQLAYSTVRAETKEFSDRARFHLRDYRHETGTYDAIVSIEMIEAVGEENWPVYFQCLRDRLKPGGQAAIQAITIHDDQYERYRRSADFIQTFIFPGGMLPTKSLMKDHAEQAGLELVEQHIFGADYAKTLARWRQNFLAAWPKIAALGYDERFRRMWLYYLSYCEAGFENGTIDVGLYSFRKPA, from the coding sequence ATGACCATGGAAAACGACTTGCTCAATCCCCCACTCCCGCAGGCTCCTCATCTCGCACTGCCCAAGCTGCCCACATGGCTGTGTCGCCTCTGGCACAAAATGCTCACCCCGCTTTTTAAGCACTTTGAGCATGGCCGCATCGAAATCACGCTGCCGTCTGGCGGCCATCTGGTCTATGGAGCAGGCAGCCCGGACGGCCCGACGGCCCATGTGACCGTGCATCAGCATGCCACCCTATGGCGTATCCTGTCGCGCGGCCCGCTTGGCCTTGCCGAAAGCTACATGGATGCCCAATGGTCCTGCGATGATCTGACAACCCTGTTTGACATCTGCCTGAAAAACCGGGCGATCTTCGAAGCCATCCGGGCGCGAGGCTCGGTCGCCCATCTGTTTGCCCGCCTGAAGCATCTCAGTCGCGCCAACAGCCTGAAGGGCAGTCGCCGCAACATTGCCTATCACTATGATTTGGGCAACGACTTCTACGACCTGTGGCTCGACCGCACCATGACTTATTCCTCAGCGCTCGGGGTCAAGGCGGGCGAGGATCTGGCCATCAGCCAATGGCGCAAGTTCGACAAGGCCCTTGCCATGTGCAACGCCAAGGAGGGCGACCATATCCTCGAAATCGGCTGCGGCTGGGGCGCCTTTGCCGAACGTGCAACCGACGCCGGATGCCAAGTGGATGGCCTGACGCTGTCGCGCGAACAGCTTGCCTATTCCACCGTGCGGGCCGAGACCAAAGAGTTCAGCGACCGCGCCCGATTCCATTTGCGTGACTATCGCCACGAGACGGGCACCTATGATGCCATTGTGTCAATCGAAATGATCGAAGCGGTTGGTGAGGAAAATTGGCCGGTCTATTTCCAATGTCTGCGTGACCGTCTCAAACCCGGCGGACAGGCGGCCATTCAGGCCATCACCATCCATGATGACCAATATGAACGCTATCGCCGCAGTGCCGACTTCATTCAGACCTTTATTTTCCCCGGTGGGATGTTGCCCACCAAGAGCCTGATGAAAGACCATGCCGAACAGGCCGGGCTTGAACTGGTGGAGCAGCATATATTCGGTGCCGACTATGCCAAAACACTGGCCCGCTGGCGACAAAACTTCCTTGCCGCATGGCCAAAGATTGCCGCCCTTGGCTATGATGAGCGCTTCCGTCGGATGTGGCTCTATTATCTGTCTTATTGCGAGGCCGGCTTTGAAAATGGCACCATCGATGTCGGCCTCTACAGCTTCAGAAAGCCCGCTTGA
- a CDS encoding sigma-70 family RNA polymerase sigma factor, producing the protein MTSGQFNAMLVSVGNDKDRPAFRALFDHFAPRLKSFYLKAGTNPQMAEELVQETFAQIWRKAHLYDPGKAAASTWIFTIARNQRIDRLRSEKSFVYKDQDYFASQLVFDEEQTQDVHRSELADRVSKALALLPANQAEIVSMAFYEEATHADIAKKLSLPLGTVKSRMRLAFGRLRKILSEVEA; encoded by the coding sequence ATGACCTCTGGCCAGTTCAATGCCATGCTCGTATCAGTCGGGAACGACAAGGACAGACCCGCTTTTCGGGCGCTGTTCGATCATTTCGCCCCCAGACTGAAGAGTTTTTATCTCAAGGCGGGCACCAACCCGCAAATGGCAGAGGAACTGGTTCAGGAAACCTTCGCCCAGATTTGGCGAAAAGCCCATTTGTATGACCCCGGCAAGGCTGCGGCATCGACGTGGATTTTCACCATCGCACGAAACCAGCGCATCGACCGTTTGCGATCGGAAAAAAGCTTCGTCTACAAGGACCAGGACTATTTCGCTTCGCAGCTGGTGTTCGATGAGGAACAGACTCAAGACGTGCATAGAAGTGAGCTGGCGGATCGGGTATCCAAGGCGCTCGCGCTGCTTCCTGCCAATCAGGCGGAGATTGTCAGTATGGCTTTTTATGAAGAAGCCACGCATGCCGACATTGCCAAGAAGCTGTCCTTGCCCCTTGGGACCGTGAAGTCCCGCATGCGGTTGGCCTTTGGACGGCTGAGGAAGATTTTGTCAGAGGTAGAAGCATGA
- a CDS encoding nuclear transport factor 2 family protein, with protein MSDRKDRRRQIAGQYAHYFETLTLDRAGDIAALLSEDVHFIDPFNDVRGRDQVVRLVEKMFEDVEDPRFDILDLAWTDELCLMRWDFYCNVKVIGAWHVRGMTELQFNEEGLICAHYDYWDSGRHFYGRLPVIGPLLRFLTRKARLDS; from the coding sequence ATGAGCGACAGAAAAGATCGTCGACGTCAGATTGCCGGGCAATATGCCCACTATTTTGAAACGCTCACGTTGGACCGGGCCGGGGATATTGCAGCATTGCTCAGCGAGGATGTGCATTTCATAGACCCGTTCAACGATGTGCGGGGCAGAGATCAGGTCGTCCGGCTGGTTGAGAAAATGTTCGAGGATGTTGAGGATCCTCGCTTCGATATTCTCGATCTCGCCTGGACAGATGAGCTTTGTCTGATGCGCTGGGACTTTTATTGCAATGTCAAGGTGATCGGGGCCTGGCATGTGCGCGGCATGACCGAATTGCAGTTCAACGAGGAGGGGCTGATTTGCGCCCATTATGACTATTGGGACAGTGGTCGGCATTTCTATGGTCGGCTGCCGGTGATTGGCCCTCTTCTGCGTTTCCTCACTCGCAAGGCGCGGCTGGACTCTTGA
- a CDS encoding LysR family transcriptional regulator, producing MNWDDVRIFLAVARAGQILQAARSLGVNHATVARRITALEESLHAKLLDRRTTGCVLTPEGEDFQLAAERMEAEMDAARASIGETNIDVSGVVRIGAPDGFGVAYLAPRLAPLLDRYPHLTIQLVPVPRTFSINRREADIVITVDRPSVGRLVARKLVDYSLGLYASRDYVARHGIPVSREALASHRLVGFVEDLIYSPSLNYAGEMMKGQSAQFECASALGQTEAVRAGLGIGILHGFMAREDDNLVEILPQHAIQRAYWAVYHESTRRLARIQAVSDYIYRLVEEERAIFR from the coding sequence ATGAACTGGGATGATGTGAGGATTTTTTTGGCGGTTGCGCGGGCAGGGCAGATCCTGCAGGCCGCGCGCAGTCTGGGCGTCAATCATGCCACGGTGGCGCGACGCATCACGGCGCTGGAAGAATCACTCCATGCCAAACTGCTCGATCGGCGCACAACCGGGTGTGTCCTGACCCCGGAAGGGGAGGACTTCCAGCTCGCAGCCGAGCGGATGGAAGCGGAAATGGATGCGGCGCGAGCGAGCATTGGAGAGACCAATATCGATGTCTCGGGCGTGGTGCGGATCGGGGCACCGGATGGTTTCGGGGTGGCCTATCTGGCCCCAAGGCTGGCGCCGTTGCTGGATCGCTATCCGCATTTGACCATCCAGCTGGTGCCGGTGCCGCGGACCTTTTCGATCAATCGGCGCGAAGCGGATATTGTCATCACGGTGGATCGTCCGTCGGTGGGGCGGCTGGTGGCGCGCAAGCTGGTGGATTATAGCCTTGGGCTTTATGCCTCGCGGGATTATGTCGCCCGGCATGGCATCCCGGTGAGCCGCGAGGCGCTGGCGTCCCACAGGCTGGTGGGTTTTGTCGAGGATCTGATCTATAGCCCGTCGCTCAATTATGCCGGTGAGATGATGAAAGGCCAGAGTGCCCAGTTTGAATGCGCCAGTGCTTTGGGGCAGACGGAGGCCGTGCGGGCCGGGCTGGGGATCGGCATTCTGCATGGTTTCATGGCGCGGGAGGATGACAATCTGGTTGAAATCCTGCCCCAGCATGCGATTCAGCGGGCCTATTGGGCGGTTTATCACGAAAGCACGCGGCGGTTGGCGCGGATTCAGGCGGTGTCTGATTATATCTATCGGTTGGTGGAAGAGGAGCGGGCGATCTTTCGTTGA